In Drosophila simulans strain w501 chromosome 3R, Prin_Dsim_3.1, whole genome shotgun sequence, a single window of DNA contains:
- the LOC27208981 gene encoding uncharacterized protein LOC27208981, which translates to MDAHSTAVAGYIDTELDFGEDMDEHEELEKVGQPENLLAMVRRLQANHMWIREQMTHLQRRLVTHRLDKQRSLYEGKERLQLLLLSLQVKYGRHWAL; encoded by the coding sequence ATGGACGCGCATTCCACAGCCGTCGCAGGATACATAGATACGGAACTGGACTTCGGCGAGGACATGGATGAGCACGAAGAATTGGAGAAAGTGGGTCAGCCTGAGAATTTGTTAGCGATGGTGCGGCGCCTGCAGGCGAACCACATGTGGATCCGGGAGCAGATGACTCACCTACAGCGCCGCCTGGTGACCCATCGGCTGGACAAGCAAAGAAGCCTCTACGAGGGAAAGGAGCGGTTGCAGCTACTCCTGCTGAGCCTGCAGGTGAAATACGGACGCCACTGGGCACTGTAG
- the LOC6726765 gene encoding uncharacterized protein LOC6726765 — translation MADKLTALGIGQHNDSGYIRRCRLLHLKPTALISQLLPNFQVLQRVRCLSVGSMSQAALEEVFTNCRQLESLLLCDTVGTGTVYDIRSIWHCQMLKVLLIPLSVRTPLAVCLLENLTHLTLQRYKFSPGMEWMPTVLTIIRYKRFNLHEFSFDGSGLAAPMNLCQLQLAQCTALTELRLSNCLLAEMESPPLPFSCQRLSFRRCKIGKTCGYMHPLLKKVDLFNCQMLFDTPMLRRLLNLRRHQPIEGPLLLTFSQSPRLRSELSKWSQEEVSANSQWLQVKEVGPHQAITWQQPYATLSMRFGLSVRYMPDLNLPEESIPSAADVLSSLDSS, via the coding sequence ATGGCCGATAAACTTACTGCGCTCGGAATTGGCCAGCATAATGATTCCGGGTATATACGGAGGTGCCGCTTGCTCCATTTAAAGCCAACGGCGCTCATCAGTCAGCTGCTGCCCAACTTCCAAGTTTTGCAAAGAGTGCGCTGCCTCTCCGTGGGGAGCATGTCGCAAGCGGCTCTGGAGGAGGTCTTCACGAACTGCAGGCAGCTGGAGAGCCTACTTCTGTGCGACACGGTGGGTACCGGCACCGTTTACGACATTCGGAGCATTTGGCACTGCCAGATGTTGAAGGTGCTGCTGATTCCCCTGAGTGTGAGAACGCCACTGGCCGTCTGCTTACTGGAGAACCTCACGCATCTCACGCTTCAGCGCTACAAATTCAGTCCAGGAATGGAGTGGATGCCCACCGTTCTGACCATCATCCGTTACAAGCGGTTCAATCTCCATGAATTCTCCTTTGATGGATCCGGGCTGGCCGCTCCCATGAATCTTTGCCAGCTTCAGCTGGCCCAATGCACAGCCCTCACCGAACTGAGATTGAGCAACTGCCTGCTGGCTGAAATGGAAAGCCCGCCATTGCCCTTCTCCTGCCAACGGCTCAGCTTCCGGCGATGCAAAATAGGCAAAACGTGTGGTTACATGCATCCGCTTCTGAAGAAAGTGGATCTGTTTAACTGTCAGATGTTGTTTGATACTCCCATGCTACGCCGCCTCCTGAACTTGAGAAGGCACCAGCCCATCGAAGGACCACTCCTGCTCACCTTTAGCCAGTCCCCCAGACTGCGATCTGAGCTCTCGAAGTGGTCCCAGGAGGAAGTGAGTGCCAACAGCCAGTGGCTGCAAGTGAAGGAAGTGGGTCCGCACCAGGCAATTACATGGCAACAGCCATACGCTACGCTTTCCATGAGGTTTGGCCTCTCCGTAAGATATATGCCCGATCTGAATCTCCCGGAGGAGAGTATCCCGAGTGCCGCTGATGTACTCAGTTCCCTGGATTCTTCATAA